The proteins below are encoded in one region of Belonocnema kinseyi isolate 2016_QV_RU_SX_M_011 chromosome 1, B_treatae_v1, whole genome shotgun sequence:
- the LOC117172639 gene encoding protein numb isoform X1 — protein sequence MGNHPSAHQPLERATSHGNGLRLSRRERSPGKRMDRLRRSFRDSFRRRRVPPVPESSRPHQWQSDETAVKSSTCLFNVKYLGCVEVFESRGMQVCEEALRVLRNSRRKPIRATLHVSGDGLRVVEDETKGLLVDQTIEKVSFCAPDRNHEKGFSYICRDGTTRRWMCHGFLALKESGERLSHAVGCAFAACLERKQRRDNECGVTMTFDSRTSTFTRSGSFRQPSLTERLQDSRERSVDVPPLRPVHNPFAIERPHATPSMLERQGSFRGFNQLNQASPFKRQLSLRVNDLPSNLERTRSHSLEPTDLSRMPALSHIIPQKPPVSPIPEISPSGHESLSAMCQQVTQGLNLLSSNNDFGPTTTISITSSVAKQLFTSNTATMQVNNSNSLDDIKLQNGTSLNNNNQNDNENFNSNLNHTAGLNWKESSSPILAMNHRLTPVLNRTCNLSPVLVRTNVSAVMSTPAVSTGVSVFGTSGASPAFSTASTSSQSSGGTHLNRSPVPANPISASVTSSPNASVTSISSAQSSTACEVSQITTRANLSNVQAVQSSVDLPKPEQWLGSVTGSVPPPSVQSVPPIPSSPRRAPPLHARAQSLGSSALSQTSTRGPTDPFDAEWAEIAARNLRQASQTNPFIMPNTTQAFQVQL from the exons AGAAGGGAGAGATCTCCAGGCAAAAGGATGGATCGACTTAGGAGAAGTTTCAGGGATAGTTTTCGAAGGCGGAGAGTTCCTCCAGTTCCCGAATCTAGCAGGCCTCATCAGTGGCAGTCTGATGAAACTGCAGTCAAATCATCGACTTGTCTATTTAATGTTAAg taTTTGGGCTGCGTAGAAGTTTTCGAATCGAGGGGGATGCAAGTTTGCGAAGAGGCATTGAGAGTTCTGAGG aattcaagaAGGAAACCCATCAGAGCAACTCTTCACGTTTCTGGTGATGGTTTGCGAGTCGTTGAAGACGAGACGAAAGGTTTGCTGGTCGACCAAACGATAGAAAAAGTCTCCTTCTGTGCTCCAGATCGAAACCATGAAAAAGGTTTCAGTTACATCTGTCGAGATGGCACCACTAGACGGTGGATGTGTCACGGTTTTCTCGCTCTAAAGGAGTCG GGTGAAAGACTCAGTCACGCTGTGGGGTGTGCATTTGCCGCGTGTCTGGAGAGGAAGCAACGCAGGGATAACGAATGCGGGGTAACTATGACCTTCGATTCGAGAACGTCGACCTTCACGAGGAGCGGAAGCTTTAGGCAACCGAGTCTCACTGAAAGGCTGCAGGACTCCCGAGAAAGATCAGTTG ATGTCCCACCTCTGAGACCAGTTCACAATCCCTTCGCAATTGAGAGGCCCCATGCGACGCCATCAATGTTGGAACGTCAAGGGTCCTTCCGAGGATTTAATCAATTGAATCAAGCCTCTCCCTTTAAAAGACAACTTAGTTTGCGTGTTAATGATCTTCCTAGTAATTTAGAACGCACGCGGAGTCATAGTTTGGAACCCACCGATCTTTCTCGTATGCCCGCTCTATCACATATCATACCTCAAAAACCACCAg TGAGTCCCATACCAGAGATCTCACCAAGTGGTCATGAAAGCCTGTCAGCAATGTGTCAGCAGGTGACTCAAGGACTCAATCTTCTCTCCAGCAATAATGATTTTGGACCAACAACTACAATTTCGATCACGAGTTCAGTTGCAAAACAGCTTTTCACCAGCAATACAGCCACTATGCAAG TGAACAACAGCAACTCCCTGGATGACATAAAACTCCAAAACGGTACAAGCCTCAACAACAACAACCAGAATGACAACGAAAATTTCAACTCGAACTTGAACCATACAGCTGGACTCAATTGGAAAGAGTCCTCTTCGCCTATTCTAGCCATGAACCACAGATTAACGCCCGTCTTGAATCGAACCTGTAATCTGAGTCCAGTTCTGGTCAGGACGAATGTCTCGGCAGTGATGAGCACTCCCGCAGTCTCTACTGGAGTCTCAGTTTTCGGAACCTCGGGAGCCAGTCCGGCCTTCAGTACTGCTTCAACATCTTCGCAGAGCAGCGGAGGAACCCATCTGAACCGATCTCCAGTGCCTGCGAATCCAATCTCAGCCTCGGTCACGAGTTCTCCCAACGCGAGCGTCACTTCCATCTCTTCGGCTCAGTCCTCGACAGCCTGCGAAGTCAGTCAAATCACGACCAGAGCCAATCTCTCGAAT GTCCAAGCAGTGCAGTCCTCAGTGGATTTACCAAAACCGGAACAGTGGTTGGGCAGCGTAACGGGATCAGTGCCGCCACCTTCAGTGCAATCAGTCCCCCCAATACCTTCCAGTCCACGACGAGCGCCACCTCTTCACGCGAGAGCCCAATCCTTGGGCTCATCGGCCCTGAGCCAAACAAGTACGCGGGGCCCCACGGACCCCTTTGACGCCGAATGGGCCGAAATAGCTGCTCGAAATCTCCGTCAGGCGTCGCAAACGAACCCCTTCATCATGCCCAACACGACTCAGGCCTTCCAGGTGCAATTGTAG
- the LOC117172639 gene encoding protein numb isoform X2 — MDRLRRSFRDSFRRRRVPPVPESSRPHQWQSDETAVKSSTCLFNVKYLGCVEVFESRGMQVCEEALRVLRNSRRKPIRATLHVSGDGLRVVEDETKGLLVDQTIEKVSFCAPDRNHEKGFSYICRDGTTRRWMCHGFLALKESGERLSHAVGCAFAACLERKQRRDNECGVTMTFDSRTSTFTRSGSFRQPSLTERLQDSRERSVDVPPLRPVHNPFAIERPHATPSMLERQGSFRGFNQLNQASPFKRQLSLRVNDLPSNLERTRSHSLEPTDLSRMPALSHIIPQKPPVSPIPEISPSGHESLSAMCQQVTQGLNLLSSNNDFGPTTTISITSSVAKQLFTSNTATMQVNNSNSLDDIKLQNGTSLNNNNQNDNENFNSNLNHTAGLNWKESSSPILAMNHRLTPVLNRTCNLSPVLVRTNVSAVMSTPAVSTGVSVFGTSGASPAFSTASTSSQSSGGTHLNRSPVPANPISASVTSSPNASVTSISSAQSSTACEVSQITTRANLSNVQAVQSSVDLPKPEQWLGSVTGSVPPPSVQSVPPIPSSPRRAPPLHARAQSLGSSALSQTSTRGPTDPFDAEWAEIAARNLRQASQTNPFIMPNTTQAFQVQL, encoded by the exons ATGGATCGACTTAGGAGAAGTTTCAGGGATAGTTTTCGAAGGCGGAGAGTTCCTCCAGTTCCCGAATCTAGCAGGCCTCATCAGTGGCAGTCTGATGAAACTGCAGTCAAATCATCGACTTGTCTATTTAATGTTAAg taTTTGGGCTGCGTAGAAGTTTTCGAATCGAGGGGGATGCAAGTTTGCGAAGAGGCATTGAGAGTTCTGAGG aattcaagaAGGAAACCCATCAGAGCAACTCTTCACGTTTCTGGTGATGGTTTGCGAGTCGTTGAAGACGAGACGAAAGGTTTGCTGGTCGACCAAACGATAGAAAAAGTCTCCTTCTGTGCTCCAGATCGAAACCATGAAAAAGGTTTCAGTTACATCTGTCGAGATGGCACCACTAGACGGTGGATGTGTCACGGTTTTCTCGCTCTAAAGGAGTCG GGTGAAAGACTCAGTCACGCTGTGGGGTGTGCATTTGCCGCGTGTCTGGAGAGGAAGCAACGCAGGGATAACGAATGCGGGGTAACTATGACCTTCGATTCGAGAACGTCGACCTTCACGAGGAGCGGAAGCTTTAGGCAACCGAGTCTCACTGAAAGGCTGCAGGACTCCCGAGAAAGATCAGTTG ATGTCCCACCTCTGAGACCAGTTCACAATCCCTTCGCAATTGAGAGGCCCCATGCGACGCCATCAATGTTGGAACGTCAAGGGTCCTTCCGAGGATTTAATCAATTGAATCAAGCCTCTCCCTTTAAAAGACAACTTAGTTTGCGTGTTAATGATCTTCCTAGTAATTTAGAACGCACGCGGAGTCATAGTTTGGAACCCACCGATCTTTCTCGTATGCCCGCTCTATCACATATCATACCTCAAAAACCACCAg TGAGTCCCATACCAGAGATCTCACCAAGTGGTCATGAAAGCCTGTCAGCAATGTGTCAGCAGGTGACTCAAGGACTCAATCTTCTCTCCAGCAATAATGATTTTGGACCAACAACTACAATTTCGATCACGAGTTCAGTTGCAAAACAGCTTTTCACCAGCAATACAGCCACTATGCAAG TGAACAACAGCAACTCCCTGGATGACATAAAACTCCAAAACGGTACAAGCCTCAACAACAACAACCAGAATGACAACGAAAATTTCAACTCGAACTTGAACCATACAGCTGGACTCAATTGGAAAGAGTCCTCTTCGCCTATTCTAGCCATGAACCACAGATTAACGCCCGTCTTGAATCGAACCTGTAATCTGAGTCCAGTTCTGGTCAGGACGAATGTCTCGGCAGTGATGAGCACTCCCGCAGTCTCTACTGGAGTCTCAGTTTTCGGAACCTCGGGAGCCAGTCCGGCCTTCAGTACTGCTTCAACATCTTCGCAGAGCAGCGGAGGAACCCATCTGAACCGATCTCCAGTGCCTGCGAATCCAATCTCAGCCTCGGTCACGAGTTCTCCCAACGCGAGCGTCACTTCCATCTCTTCGGCTCAGTCCTCGACAGCCTGCGAAGTCAGTCAAATCACGACCAGAGCCAATCTCTCGAAT GTCCAAGCAGTGCAGTCCTCAGTGGATTTACCAAAACCGGAACAGTGGTTGGGCAGCGTAACGGGATCAGTGCCGCCACCTTCAGTGCAATCAGTCCCCCCAATACCTTCCAGTCCACGACGAGCGCCACCTCTTCACGCGAGAGCCCAATCCTTGGGCTCATCGGCCCTGAGCCAAACAAGTACGCGGGGCCCCACGGACCCCTTTGACGCCGAATGGGCCGAAATAGCTGCTCGAAATCTCCGTCAGGCGTCGCAAACGAACCCCTTCATCATGCCCAACACGACTCAGGCCTTCCAGGTGCAATTGTAG